The genomic region AGCTGGGGCTGGCGGTCGTTGGCCGCGAGGTTGCCCAGGTACTGCGTGAAGAAGTCGCCCGTCGCCGGGGTGAACCGGCCGCTCGTGATGGCCGTCGTCCCGCCCGAGCTGCGCGGCGCGGCCTTCGCGTTCTTCGTATCGGTCATCGAGTCTGTCGGGTTCGCGATCTACACGCTGGTCGCCGGGTTCCTCGCCGACGCCGACGGCCTGCAGTCGGTCATGCTGTGGCTCGTGTGCGGCGTCATGACGCTCAATGCGCTGTTCCTGACGCTGCTCTACCGGCCCCTCGCGAAGGACCGTCGCGCGCTGGAGGCCGAGATGGACCGCCGTCGCGACGAGATCCTCGCGCACGAGGCGTGACGATCGCGCGGTGACGATCACGCGGGGCGGCCGGGTTCGGATCCGGTCGCCCCGCGTGGTGTTCAGTGGTGCTCGGCGGCGTGGTGCTCGGTGCTCGGTGCTCGGTAGTGCTCGGTGCTCGGTAGTGCTCGGTGTGGCGTGGTGCTGGGCGCGGCGTGGTGCTCGGTGCCGCGTCGTGCTCGCAGCCCCGCCGGGCGTGCCAGCGGCCACCTTCTCCTCCACAGGAGCGCGTTTGTCACCTTCTCGACATGCCCTGTGGAAAACACCTCTGACCGGGTATTTCACCAGCCCGACAATGTCGGAGGCCCTCATCAGAATGGGGGCATGGAAGAGTTCATCGCCCGCGCCGAGCAGCTCGGCGCCGACCTCCTCGACATCGTCGAGCAGGTGGTCGGCTCCGAGCGTCTCGCGGGCGCGAGCGACGACGAGGCGATGCGCTTCGCCGCGGTCGCGGGTCAGATGGTGCGAGCCGCCGAAGCGCTCGCGATCGGGGGCGTCGACGCCCTCGACGAGCGGTCGAATCCGTACGCGGGCCACGACCGCCTGAGCACCCGCCTCGGCTGCCGGTCCGTGAACGAGCTCGTCCAGCGCTCGATGCTCGTCGCCTCGGGAACGGCCGCACGCATGATCGCCGTCGCGCGGGCCGTCCGGCGCGACATCTCGCCGTCGAGCGGAGAGCGGATGCCGGCCGAGTTCCCGGGCATGCGCGAAGCGCTGATCGACGGGGCCGTGGGTCTCGACGGGACCATCGCCGTGGTGAGGACGCTCGCCGGTGCCGCTCGCGTGGCGGGGCGCGAGGCACAACTGGCCGCCGATGAAGAGCTCGCCGCCTCGGCGCGGGGCTGCGGTGCCGATGACGCTCCGCCGGCGTCGCCCGACGACCTCCGTGCGCAGGCGACCGTCTGGGCGACGTATCTCGACCAGGACGGCTCCGAGCCCACGGAGGCGCGGTCGATGCGCAAGCGCGGCATCCGGCTCGGTGTCAAGCGCGACGGGCTCGTGCCCCTCAATGGCATGCTGCTACCCGAGACGGCCGCGCAGTTCCGCCTCATCTGCGACAGCATCGACAATCCCCGGGTCGACGCCTCCGAGCTCGATCGTGGA from Microbacter sp. GSS18 harbors:
- a CDS encoding DUF222 domain-containing protein, coding for MENTSDRVFHQPDNVGGPHQNGGMEEFIARAEQLGADLLDIVEQVVGSERLAGASDDEAMRFAAVAGQMVRAAEALAIGGVDALDERSNPYAGHDRLSTRLGCRSVNELVQRSMLVASGTAARMIAVARAVRRDISPSSGERMPAEFPGMREALIDGAVGLDGTIAVVRTLAGAARVAGREAQLAADEELAASARGCGADDAPPASPDDLRAQATVWATYLDQDGSEPTEARSMRKRGIRLGVKRDGLVPLNGMLLPETAAQFRLICDSIDNPRVDASELDRGRPADGSGGPRFRAVEDDRGPDARDDAAGAGAETERSDLRTREQRHHDALAVALSIAAGSGALPQLGGAPPTLVVSVREEDLESGRGRAHIPGEDTPVPITVARHTACAGRTQRVVFDDEGRVVAIGTLDRVFNHHQRRAIAVRDGGCLIPGCGVRPQWCEVHHVEEHADGGPTHTDNGVLLCWFHHRTLDAGGWRIRMNEGVPEVRGPMWWDPGQRWRRATTSPTRLRDRIARAP